Genomic segment of Hippocampus zosterae strain Florida chromosome 12, ASM2543408v3, whole genome shotgun sequence:
TTCCACCCATcagaaagtacatttaagaAATTCAGACATTTGCACGACCGGCGTACGTTGTTAGGATTGAAGACACAATAATGTGAAGAGCCTGAGCAACTAACGAGACAAGAATCTGTTCGAGTAAATCCCGCTTTAATCAGCCACATTATGATGTGGTCCCCACTGCGTGCGGTTTACTCACCAAATCCTGGAGCAGGTGTTCCGAGGGTCACGGGCTTCCTCATCAAACTCTCCTGAGAGGCCGCTGTCGACAGGCCCCTCTCTGGGGGTCCTCCTGGGGCCGAGTGGGAAGATCGTCCAGGGTTGGTGGGCCCGCCCGAAAGAGGAGGGCGGCTTGCGACGACGGCGCTCGCAGGATTCACCGCCACCGGGGTTTTGGGGATGACATTGCGCTGGCGAAGCTCTGACAAAAAGGAGAAACTGCCGGTGAGCTGCGGTAAAGGAGCAAAAGCACCGGCACCGGAAACTTAGTACCTTGGCCTGGTTTTGGCGTCATCTGGGGTCCGAGTGGAGTTGATTCAAGTTCCTTCGTAAAGagaaagacatttttagctGGCCACGTTACATAATTTATGaatatataacatttttttactATACTTTTCTAACTTATACAATTTTCTATGGGGGTTAAATAAATTTGACTGACTCAATGAtcatcatttcaaaaaaaatgaaaaaaatatatatatacaaaaaatacacaatgcTCACCATTCGCCGCTTAGAATCAGGATCGAATCTTTCCAGAATCATTTTGGCATTTTTATACGTCTCCGTTTCCATCACGTCTTCGAGCTGAAATGAGAATCGGCCCCGTGAAAAATACTGTATGCTCATTTAATGATCATCTCATATCTCATTATCGAGCTGTAATAAACTACACCTAGCGTGACATTAGAAGTGACAGAAAGTGCAGATCTTCATTTACAGTAAATACCAAACATTTCTGCATGTTTACATGTAATATGAAGAATAATTACATTCACTACTTCGATAATGGCCATGGTGAAAATCCATCAGCCCTAATTATTGAAAGTTATTAGACCTGACTGAGGATGACAAGTCATTTCTCAGATTTATCTTCTTGCGGCACAGCATGCTATTAATTACTGTGATATTAGCAGAGTCGTTTACTGGGTTAAGTCTTCACACCAATCCAATCACATCAATACAGAATGTcgattcacaaaaacaaaataccgaTGAGGATCGATGAGACAAATAAGAAAAGAAGGAATTCAACTCCTTCAATACACCGCTGTGATtttcaaaaatcattttcatgatTGTTCATAGAAATCTAAAACTtactattttcttcttttgcacTTTAAGAGTCTCCAGTTTTTCATCTgacagggggaagaaaaaaaagtcaactcaaGTCTAATTTCactgaaaataatacaaatgactTAATAAAAGTCTCATACTATTCCTTTCAGTTCTTCGTGAAAATATTACGATCAGGATTTTTCGAAGTAACCACACTCTAAAAAGGAAAGGTAGAAATAGGACCATGTTAATTCGCTTGGACGTGGCGTCATTTCACGTAGAGCTGATTTGTGTGCGGTGTACTTACAAAAAAGGAAATATGATAAAGGGAAGCGCGAGAATAAAGCGCCCCATGAGCTGTTCTGGCAGGTACCAGCAATACACCACTGCACAAGTGATCAGGTAGAGGAGAGCAGAGTACAAAAGCAGTCGGCCCAGCCAAATCTTCAGCTGCCTTTGGTATTTTTCACCATGCTCCTCATAAAGCTGAATGTCCTGAAAGAAAACAATCCTGATGTAAATTCAAATATcgaagcacgtttttttttttccaggaacgCAT
This window contains:
- the lnpa gene encoding endoplasmic reticulum junction formation protein lunapark-A isoform X3, with the translated sequence MGAAISRWRAKPSTVEILEGIDKDIQLYEEHGEKYQRQLKIWLGRLLLYSALLYLITCAVVYCWYLPEQLMGRFILALPFIIFPFLVWLLRKILIVIFSRRTERNNEKLETLKVQKKKILEDVMETETYKNAKMILERFDPDSKRRMELESTPLGPQMTPKPGQELRQRNVIPKTPVAVNPASAVVASRPPLSGGPTNPGRSSHSAPGGPPERGLSTAASQESLMRKPVTLGTPAPGFGPPLARPVLPRDRGTMDRVIEYLVGDGPQNRFALICQQCLSHNGMALKEEFEYVAFRCAYCYFLNPARKTRPQAPRPPEFTGELKMCSAAPSSSSSAVEDSPQPGKGDTKHATPPTPPGSSPEPDHKSTPQSHDETSEKSDGEQDLSAMEVE
- the lnpa gene encoding endoplasmic reticulum junction formation protein lunapark-A isoform X1; translated protein: MGAAISRWRAKPSTVEILEGIDKDIQLYEEHGEKYQRQLKIWLGRLLLYSALLYLITCAVVYCWYLPEQLMGRFILALPFIIFPFLVWLLRKILIVIFSRRTERNNEKLETLKVQKKKILEDVMETETYKNAKMILERFDPDSKRRMELESTPLGPQMTPKPGQELRQRNVIPKTPVAVNPASAVVASRPPLSGGPTNPGRSSHSAPGGPPERGLSTAASQESLMRKPVTLGTPAPGFGMHPPGPPLARPVLPRDRGTMDRVIEYLVGDGPQNRFALICQQCLSHNGMALKEEFEYVAFRCAYCYFLNPARKTRPQAPRPPEFTGELKMCSAAPSSSSSAVEDSPQPGKGDTKHATPPTPPGSSPEPDHKSTPQSHDETSEKSDGEQDLSAMEVE
- the lnpa gene encoding endoplasmic reticulum junction formation protein lunapark-A isoform X2 → MGAAISRWRAKPSTVEILEGIDKDIQLYEEHGEKYQRQLKIWLGRLLLYSALLYLITCAVVYCWYLPEQLMGRFILALPFIIFPFLVWLLRKILIVIFSRRTERNNEKLETLKVQKKKILEDVMETETYKNAKMILERFDPDSKRRMELESTPLGPQMTPKPGQELRQRNVIPKTPVAVNPASAVVASRPPLSGGPTNPGRSSHSAPGGPPERGLSTAASQESLMRKPVTLGTPAPGFGMHPPGPPLARPVLPRDRGTMDRVIEYLVGDGPQNRFALICQQCLSHNGMALKEEFEYVAFRCAYCYFLNPARKTRPQAPRPPEFTGELKMCSAAPSSSSSAVEDSPQPGDTKHATPPTPPGSSPEPDHKSTPQSHDETSEKSDGEQDLSAMEVE